The Ictidomys tridecemlineatus isolate mIctTri1 chromosome 6, mIctTri1.hap1, whole genome shotgun sequence genome includes a region encoding these proteins:
- the LOC101959737 gene encoding glycine cleavage system H protein, mitochondrial, which translates to MRKDSEGVLLALPAKSKLFLVVFMYQVGEKSICQISSHIPVRSALAAARSVRAAPAPVALCPPRPWRVRAGAVLTLRTGPILLSVRKFIEKHEWITTENGIGTVGISNFAQEALGDVVYCSLPEVGTKLKKQDEFGALESVKAASELYSPLSGEVTEINEALAENPGLVNKSCYEDGWLIKMTLSDPSELDDLMSEEAYEKYVKSIEE; encoded by the exons ATGAGGAAGGACAGTGAAGGTGTACTGCTGGCCTTGCCAGCTAAGAGCAAATTATTTCTGGTGGTCTTTATGTACCAGGTTGGAGAAAAAAGCATTTGCCAAATCAGTAGCCACATACCAG TCCGGAGCGCGCTAGCTGCGGCCCGCAGCGTGCGGGCAGCCCCTGCGCCCGTTGCGCTCTGCCCCCCGCGGCCCTGGCGGGTGAGGGCGGGCGCTGTTCTGACGCTGCGCACCGGACCCATTCTGCTCTCCGTGCGTAAATTCATAGAGAAACATGAATGGATAACTACAGAAAATGGTATTGGAACAGTGGGAATCAGCAATTTTGCACAGGAAGCTCTGGGAGATGTTGTTTATTGTAGTCTTCCTGAAGTtggaacaaaattgaaaaaacaagATGAGTTTGGTGCTTTGGAAAGTGTGAAAGCTGCCAGTGAACTCTATTCTCCTCTATCAGGAGAAGTAACTGAAATTAATGAGGCACTTGCAGAAAACCCAGGGCTTGTGAACAAATCTTGTTATGAAGATGGTTGGCTGATAAAGATGACACTGAGTGACCCTTCAGAACTAGATGACCTAATGAGCGAAGAAGCGTATGAGAAATATGTAAAATCTATTGAGGAGTGA